The segment GCTGCACAGGTATAAACTATTGCTACGATACCCAATTCGAATTATATAGCAACGGAGAGCTTACCCAAAGAAGTCGCGTACTCGCTCAACCGACCGCTGAATATTCCCGTACATCCGCTTATACACGCGAATGAGACCGACCATCGACTTCTCGTTCAAGTCCTCGATGAGAAAAATCATCGGGGAGCCCCCAGTACGGATCCGGTAAGTATTGAATTTGCTACCGGAGACCTGCTTACACGGGCAGGTCTTCAACGCCGTAGACGACGCTACTGACACCACTAAGTAAGACTTAGTCAACGCGAGGATGTGGCTTTGAGACCTACTCAAGTTCCAGTTCTTCGCGCAGCTGATCGCTCTCTAACCCTGCTTTGAACACTGCATTGAAGAACTCTTTATTCTTTGTCAGTTCATCGCCGTGAACCCGGAAATACTCTGAGTCCAGATCCTTGAATGTCGCCACCATATCCCGGTAGATATCCTCGTACAGATAGACGTTCACGTTATGAAGGTCGCGGACAGCGAACCCTTTCCGCTCAGCATCAATACTCATTTGCCGTACTGTGTTCCCTTCTGCTGTATCTGACGTATCCTCTTTGTCTGTGATATCTTCCGTATCTGCTTTTTCTTCAATATCTGATTCATCTTGAGTATCTTTTATATCGTATGCGTCTTCTGTATCTGATGTATCTGAATTGTCTTCGGCTTCTGAGCTCGCACCCGTAGAACGCACCTCGCTCATATTCCACGTCTCCTGCTTCCGATCCTCTAAATCGTCACTCATTACGCCTTCACCTCTTCAGCAGCTAACTCACGGGCAATACTCAGGTACGATTCACGGGCGTCATCCACCTTTGCCGGATCATCATGCTGGAAAATCGAGACACCGTTGTTCCACGCTCGACGAATCGCTACACGCTCTGGAATCTGGAACACTGGGTACGGAGCATCGTTGAAGAATTCCAGCATCTCCTTCGTATCGTTATTCGGCGTACCCTCGACCGAGTTCACTACGATACCTCGGACACGTATCTGATCTATCTGACCAGGGAAACTGGACTCTAAGTAGCTGATTTCCTCGTTCATTTTCTCAATCGCACGGATACTACGGCGAGTCGGTTCAACTGGAATCAGCAGATTTTCAGCTGCTAGCAAAGCGTTGTCGAGAATCTGCGAGAGATCAGGCGGACAGTCGATAATGATGAAGTCGTAATCCGTGTCAAGCTCGTCTAAAGCGATCTTCAACCGCATCTCGCTGTTTGCCACTTGGGTTAGCAGCATATCTTTCAATGCATCCATCGACTTGTTCGCTGG is part of the Halogeometricum sp. S1BR25-6 genome and harbors:
- a CDS encoding ParA family protein, which produces MTQILAISNQAGGVGKTTTSINLSGALNELGHKVLLVDADPQGTATEGVGFRDLYSQKIPSLHQVMVDPSRTSEINDIIQHHEEFDIIPANKSMDALKDMLLTQVANSEMRLKIALDELDTDYDFIIIDCPPDLSQILDNALLAAENLLIPVEPTRRSIRAIEKMNEEISYLESSFPGQIDQIRVRGIVVNSVEGTPNNDTKEMLEFFNDAPYPVFQIPERVAIRRAWNNGVSIFQHDDPAKVDDARESYLSIARELAAEEVKA